GGGCCACAAACACCGCAATGGGAGCAGCCTTCAAAGGAGCAATCTGGCACGATCGCAGTGGCTAAAGCCCGTAACAAATCTTCTTTCAGCCACTTTTTGTCAATACCCGTATCCAGATGGTCCCAAGGTAGGGGGGCATCTAATCGCGCATCTAAGTCGTTCTCACTGGTCGTTTGGTCAGCAGCAATGGAGTCAGTAGAAATGGGTTGATGAACCACCGAGTCATCTGTTGCCATGAGGCTCCATTCGCCCTGCTCCACTTGGCGGTACTTCCAAGTCAAGCCTGCTTCAGCGATCGCCTGAGTCCAAGCCCCAAAGGCACGCTCTAGGCTTTCCCACCAGGAGTCCATGCCTGCGCCCAGTTCCCAAGCTCGCCGCACCACAGCCCCTAGACGGCGATCGCCACGACCGACAAAATCTTCCATTGCCGAGATTCGCACATCGGTAAAGTTAACCTTTAGCCCTCGGATGCGCCGGAATTCCTCTCGCAGTAAAGCTTGTTTGCGCTGAAATTCGGTGGTTGAAACCGAGTGCCATTGAAAAGGCGTGTGCGGCTTGGGGGTGAAATTGGAAATGGTCAGATTAAAGCTGAAAGATTTGCGGCCTTTGCTGCGGCATTCTTGCTGCAACCAACGCACGGTTTCGGCAATGCCAATCACGTCTGCATCGGTTTCACCGGGCAAGCCAATCATGAAGTAAAGCTTGACCTTGTCCCAACCCTGCTCATAAGCGGTTTTCACGCCTCGGAGCAATTCTTCGTTGGTTAACCCCTTGTTAATAATGTCGCGAAGACGTTGCGTTCCCGCTTCTGGGGCAAAAGTCAGCCCCATTTGGCGCGTACCACCAAGCATGTTGGCAATATTTTCGTCAAAGCGATCGACACGCTGACTCGGCAAAGAAAGAGAAATATTCTCATCTTTGAGCCGATTTTTAATCTCCACGCCCACCGCAGGCAGCGCCAAATAATCGGAGCAACTCAAAGACAACAAAGAAAACTCGTTATAGCCTGTCGCTCGCATCCCTTGCTCGATCGCGTCTACCACCTGTTCGGGTTCTACATCTCTGGCGGGACGAGTTAGCATTCCGGGCTGACAAAAGCGGCAACCACGGGTGCAACCCCGACGCACCTCAATAGTTAGGCGATCGTGAACGGTTTGGACGTAGGGCACTAAGCCAATCGAATAAGCAGGCAGAGGCACAGCTACCCGCCGTAAAACGCGATCGGGTACATCTGGGCGATTGGGATGCACCGAACCATCCGCCGCCATATCGTAGAACTGGGGCACGTAGACCCCCGGAACCTGGGCCAGATCTAAAAGTAGTTGTTCTCGGTTTAGCCCTGCCGCTTTGCCTTCCTCTAGAACTAGACCAATCTCAGGCAGCAGTTCCTCACCATCGCCCAAAGCAATAAAATCGAAAAATTCTGCGTAAGGTTCTGGGTTAGAAGTGGCCGTTTGTCCACCTGCAAAAATCAGCGGGTAGCTACCTTGCTGAACGTTCCAAGGTTCTGTGGTGGCTCGTTCTCGCCAGGTAAGGGGCATACCAGCCAGATCGAGCATCTCCAGAATGTTAGTAGCCCCTAGTTCGTAGCTGAGGCTAAAGCCAAAAATATCGAAATCAGTCAGCGATCGCCGAGATTCCACGGCAAACAGCGGCGTTTGAGTGCTGCGTAGCTTACCTGCCAAATCTGGCGCAGGCAAATAAGCGCGGTCGCACAACTGCCGAGGCTGAGCGTTGAGAATGTTGTAGAGGATGATGTGTCCTAGATTCGACGCACCTACCTCATAGATTTCTGGGTAAGTCAGGACCCAACGCACTGAGGCACTATCCCAAGCCTTATGAACGGCTCCCAGTTCGTTGCCCAAATAGCGGGCGGGTCGCAAGATTTCAGGGGTCAGTAATTCTTCGATTGCAACTGCCACGGCAAAAAGCTCTCTTCTGGTTCCAGCAACTGCGACTGTCTTTCAGTTAGTAGTTCGCCCTACTACTATACTGAAATGTCCTGAGCAACCGTTCAAGCAGTTGTGGAACCAGAGACTGGGGCGGCAAAACGAGGCACTTTTGAGAGGGCTTTTAGCTGTGAGATTTAAGCAGCAAGTGCGATCGCCGCTTCAAAAGCAGCTCGGTTATCAAAGATTTCGAAGATGCGATCGAGCTGGGTCAACTCGAAAATAATCCGGATGGGAGCTGAGATGCAGCAGAGGCTAAAGCGACAATTGAGGCGCTGAGCCAAGCTGAGCGCAGACACCAAACCCATTAGACCAGCGCTGTCTAGGGACTCTACTTGACTCATGTCGATCAGCAGCACTTGAGGTTGTCTTGAAGAGATAGCGGTCGTTAGTTGCTGCTGAAACTCAACGGCATTCGAAGCATTGATATGACCGTGAGGTTGAACCACGGCAACTTGAGGCTGAAGCAGAACACTTTTCATAACCGCAATCCTGTTAAGCACTAAAAATCAAAGAACTTTGAATACGATGTTTTGACCATAATCGGTCTCCTTCGTATTTGCCTACTGCCCTAGGGTTATTTCGCGGAATCTTCATAAGACAACCCCGTATGTTTAAAGTTTTAGGTAAGTGTTATTACGGAATGGTATGCCAGACTACTAACTTCTACTTTTCAGGTCGAGCTGAGGCCAATATTAAAATATTGCTCCTTTACCTAGCCCTTTCCAGAAGTAGAGTTCTATAAAAAACTTCTAAAAATTTATTCAATTAGACATATAAGCAATATTTCCATCCTACATAAGGCGGAAAACCTGAACCACAAAAAATTGACTAGGGCAGGCCCGAAAGTGAATTGTCCCTAAAGAGATCTAGCATCAGTTCAGAAGGTTAGGCTAAGAGCAAGCTCTTTGAATGGTAAACTTTTCAGCCGTTACAGCCCAACTCAATTGCTGGCTATCAGGTAGACTTGACTAATTCCAAGCAAAGTTTAAACCCACAAAAGAATTTCACTAATTCTTGAGAATTACTTTGGGTTTCTCTAAAATTGTCAATCATCCAACAGAAAGGTTTACTACTTCTTAAGTTCGACCTTCTTCTTTACCGAAGTTGTTGTGTAGAGTACAGCCGTAGATTCAGAAGTATAGTAGTGCTGCCAAGGCACTTAAACCTGAAGCTACTAGTTTTAATCTTTTGTTAACCTTATTGCAAAGTATTTAAAGACGTTGTGTTTTAATCAAATTCATACTGGATAAGGCTTCCCTCATAACACGGAAATTTCTGCGTTAAATCGTGACGAGGATCACCCAAAAAGGCAGTTTTTGATCACCTTTTTACTTATAAGCTCGGTGGAGAATTCTAAGTATGAAGTTCTAGTAATCCTGCCATGCAAGCGACCGCTGTCATTCGACGCTTAGTAGAAAAAGCTCTATATTTCAAGCAGTTGACTCCTGATATTGAAAATGAAATCAACTATGAACTAACTCGCCGGGGTTATATTTCTGATGTTGATTACGAAGCTCTAGAACTATTAATGGCTGAAATGGATGCAGGTCGAATTCGACTAGTTCCTAGTCCTTAGCCTGCCGCGATCAGAGCCTTTCTCAATTCAAAGCTAGTGCTCAACTCAAGTAGATTTTTCAGCCGCCCATTTGGCGATCGCGGCCTCACTGCGTTGGTAAAGCAATCTGTTAATCAAGCAAAGTAATAACAGCAATAACTCTGAACTTAGAATTGCTGTCGATATCAGGGTGCATCTGAATCGCGCTGGAACACCAGATCAACAATTGCGAACTACGCTCTGGTGAACCCAAAATAAATCTTTTTTAGGCCCGAAAGGCATCTGGAGCCGCTGCCCAAATTTGGTGCATAAAGTGCTTAAGCTGTTGATGAGCTATTTGTGCAGTTTCCGGGTGAGCCTCAGCCTCTGAAGCGTAAAGGGTACTCAGTAGAGGAATGACCTCAGTATCTAAAGCAGGCTGGAACAATAATGCAGGCCAAAGCAAGTCGGGCGCTTGACGTAAATCATAAATGGCTGATGCCGCTTCCTCAACAGGTTGGTAGTAACCAGCGGCAGGGTCACAAGCAACACCTGTCACAAGCGCTAAGGGCCGAGACCAATACATTTGGCGCGAGACCACTTGCTGAATTAGCTCAACATAAACGCGATCGCGATCGTGCTCTAGATAAAGAATCTGATGTGGCTGAAAATCGTTAGGGCGGTCCATCAACACAGACGACAGAAGAACTACAAGTTCCGCGTCCTCCTATTCTAGAAGTTAGCAGTGCATCTCGCGGAAGAGTAATTTCGCTGACAACAGTCACCAGATTAAGGAATTTAGTATTATTAGGTAGAACTAGCCATGAGCTACCTGATTGGTCTCAACTAAAAATACCCACACAACCCTAAGCAGCAAAGTTAATGTGGTGGAATAGTAGTACCAAGCCTTTACCTGGCAAACAGGACAGCTACAACTAATGAGTCTTTTAGCAATAGTAAGTTAATTAGAAGAGAGGAGAGCAATGTCTGTCGAGACCATTGAACAGCGTTCAACGGCCCGTAAACTTGCGCCACGCTACCGGGTTTTACTGCATAACGATGACTACAACTCTATGGAGTATGTGGTACAGACTTTGATGCATACAGTGCCTAGTCTGACTCAGCCACAAGCCGTCAGCATCATGATGGAGGCCCATAGCAATGGCATGGCTTTAGTCATTACCTGTGCCCAAGAGCATGCTGAGTTTTACAGCGAAACCTTAAAAACTCATGGCCTTAGTAGCACCATTGAGCCAGACGAGTAAAAGCCACAAAAGATATTCCTAACTTGAAGCTCCATCTGACTCGCCTAGCTCATTACCCTGCCCTAATTCGCTTAGCGGTTTTCGTAGTCTCCCTGCTGCTGGTCTGGCTACCCGTAGCAGGGCCGATTTATTGGCTGCTGGATGATCAGAATCTGATTAGCATTCTGACTCTGACCTTGCTATACATCGAGTTTATTTTGCTAGCGCGGTTTTGGGGGCGACGGGTTTACCAAGACACAGCCATTCTGCAAAGCTATGGCCTCGAGTTTTCGCGCCGGAATGGGCTGGAGCTGCTGAGTGGTTTGGGGATAGGTTTAGGTAGCTTGTTAGGTATGTTTTGGCTGGAAGGAGCACTGGGGTGGCTCAATTGGCAAGTGCCCTCTGTGTTTCTGCCTCAGATTATTCTGGAAGGGCTGCTGGTTTCTCTAGGAATTGGGTTTGCGGAAGAGTTATTTTTTCGCGGTTGGTTGTTGCATGAGTTGGAGCGGGACTATCGGCCCAATACAGCGCTTGGGGTTGCTAGTACTGTGTTTGCTCTGGCCCACTTCATCAAACCGATCGCTGAAATTCGTCGCACTTGGATCAATTTTCCCGCTTTAGTGTTGCTCGGTTTAGCTTTGGGTTGGGCTAAGCGAGCAACTCAAGCCAAGAGAAGTTTAGATGCACTATCTGATCGAGTCCGACCCCGTTTTCAAGGTCAGCTGGGGCTACCTATTGGCTTACATGCAGGACTAGTCTGGGGTTACTACATCATCAATGTTGGGCAACTGATGCGTTATTCCGGTCGTGTACCAGAGTGGGTGACAGGAATTGATGGCAACCCCTTGGCTGGAACGGTGGGATTTTTATGCTTGAGCTTGATTGCTCTAGGCATGAATCTGGTAGCTAGAAAACGGCAAGCGATCGCCAAATAATACCCAGCAACTCCAGCCTCAATTTCTATCAGATTTTATCGGCTCTGAGCAGCAGGTGAAAGGGCATCCAAAGCCGTTCCCAATAAGCAAGTGCTTGCCAAATTCACGCCATTCAAGTTGGCATCTTTGAGTTCAGCACAGAGCAAATTAGCCCCACTTAAGTTAGCTCCTGCCAAATTTGCGCCTTGTAAGTCGGCTTCTTCTAAGTTCGCTTCACTCAGTAAAGCTCCTTGTAAATCGGCTTGACTCAGGTTAGCGCCTTGCAGGTTCGCTCCACTCAGGTTAGCGCCTCTCAAATCGGCACTCCGCAGATCCACTCCTTGCAAATTCACACCAACTAAGTTGGCTCCGCTGAGAAAAGCGCCCGTAAAAATGGTTTGGGTGAGCTTAGCCCGCATTAGGTTAGCGCCTCGCAGATTGCTGCCTCGCAAGTCCGCGCCTGTGAGATCCGCCTGCATGAGATTGGCCCCTAGCAGATTAGTCCGCAAATCTGCCCCTACCAATTGCGCCCCAATTAAGTTGGCACCGTCTAAACGCGCTCTTGCTAGCTTAGTACGGTTGAAGTTAACCCCCACTAGGGAGGCACCTGCTAAATTGATACCGCTTAGATCCAGGTTAGAGAGGTCTTCATCTTCGAGATTGACTCCCGCCAACTGCTTCAACTGCCCAGAGCGAATTGCCTCAATGTCCATGAGTGCCTCCTACAGCTGCCGTCTTTTCAGAATTTTCAGTGCCACTGGAAAGAGGATAAGCTACTTCTTCTAATCGAGCATCCAGTAACCACATCCCAGAGGTGACCCGATGAGGGGTGAGGGGTAAGCTGAGACCCTGCTGTAACCCACACACCATCAAAGCGAGAACATCTACCAGCTTAGGGTCCCAACGAGTACCTTGATCAGTTTGGCATTCAGCTAAAACTTGGGATAGGGCTGCTTCTAAATTGAACTCGCGATCGCTCTGAGCATTACCCTGGGCCTCACCCTGAGCATTCGCTAGCCGCAACTCAGCGACTCGCCGTTGAAAATCTTCTACCAAGCCTAAAATCCGTGATTCTAGAGGAATTTCATCACCCGCTAAGCCAGCAGGATGACCAGAGCCATTCCACCACTCGGTTTGGTGATTAATAATCGTGGCGATCGCACTAAGACGAGGCAAAGTTCTGAGAACCTGGGCACCCGGCACTAAGGGACAACTCAGCGGACAACTCGGCGCTTCCTCTTGAGCTTGGAGGGCATGTCCCCCAGATAAGTTTTCCACTTCCTGCATGGGAGCAACGCGGTGCAGCATACCAGCTAAACGCAGACGGTGCAGTTGCCACGCGGGTAGATCGAGCAGTTGGCCCATCATTTCGGCTAAGGCCGCAACCTCAGCCGCCGCCATCGGATTTTTAATATCAGTTAGGTCACTGAGTTGAGCAATTCGTAGGAATGCTTGTAGCTCATTCGAGATTAAATTGTGATCTAAAACATCGGGGTGAAGCTCTTCGGTAAAGGGAAGCTGACCTAAATCTTGCTGACTGGCTTTGAGGTAATCAACCACCCGTGAGACAACCCCACAAAGATCGTCTGATTCAGCCTGGGTCGCTTCGTTGGCGATCGCGGCCATTTGAGCTTGGAGAGTTTTTTGCAGCTCTGGATCGTAAGGACCGAGATGAGCGATCGCTAACTCCACAGTTTCTTGCACCAAGTTCGGTTCGAAAGTCCAGAAGCCATAGAACTTACGTTCGCGGTCTTCTGTAGGTACACCCCCAGGGCCGTAGTCAGCGGCAGATAACTCTTGGCACAACACCATCGCCGTGTAGGTGGGTGAGAGAATAATCAGGTGCCACTCTTGCGCCACTGGGTCTGCTGGCTCTAGACCGACTGTCGCTACATTCTCACGTTGGCTGGTGGGATGTTCCCTAAAGCCTGAGTCAGGCGCAGCCATAATTACCACTTGCCGCGATCGCGCCGCTAGATCGCCGTAACGATCCGCTTCCTGCAAATACCATTTACCCCGCTGAAAAGCGGCAATCACCAAAGGAGGGCTGCTACAGCTAAGAATGCAGTCCTCCAAGGCATGACACAAAGCAACTAAAGTGTTTTTGTAATAAACCCCAAAGCTTAGGGGGCGCTTACCTGTCTCACCTGTTTGATGAGCCGCCTCTAGCTTTTGCAGAATAGAACCTTCTAACATGATTGAAATATCACTAGGAATGCGTAGTTCAAGCGTACGGTGCTAAACGCGCCTCAGTCATAAGTAAAACTACTTCTTTAGCGCTCAATTGTTATAGATGTTATGAGGCAGAAGTCGCCAGTTGTTTCTCCGTCGGGGCGATCGGAGCTATCAAAGCTTCCTCTAAGTCAGCTCGGCCTAGCTTACTTTCGAGAATGCGCATTACCTCTCGACCAAAATCATTGGGATTTTGCTTCCAGGCTTGCAGACAAACCTCACCAAAGAACGAGCCCATAGGTTCTGGATTCCACAGCAGTTTCTTGGCGGTCCAAGGCATCAAGCTCATGGGGTCGTAACCAGCCTGCAAAATTCCTTTATCTAGAGCGTATTCTTCCAAATGAGTATGCGGTTGCAGGCCAATAAAGAAGATGGCAGGCTCTACCTTATCTGCGCCGAAGATACTCTCCAATTCCCGGTGATAGGCGATCGTTTGTCGAATCGTTTCAGGTCGTTCGTCAATTACATTAAACGAATAGTTCACAGAAACGACATCGTTAAAGCCCGCCGCCTTGAGGTCACGGCAGTTTTGCAGTACTGTTCGCAAGTTGTAGCCCATGCGCATTTTGCGAACTAGCTCCTGAGAACCGCTGGTAATGCCGATCTCAAAGTAATTCATGCCCGTTTTGACCATCAGATCGCACAACTGCGGGTTCAGGTTGTCAGCTCGAATGTAAGCAGCCCAATGAACGTCCTGCATGCCCGAATCGACAATCTTTTGTAGCAGCTCGATCGCGTCATCAATGTATTTGCGGGCAGGAATAAACTGAGCGTCAGTAAACCAAAAGTTGCGAATGCCGCGATCGTAGAGTTGGCGCATTTCAGCCACCACCTCGTCGGCTGGATTCACCCGGACTTGCTTTCCTTCGACCACGGTATAGACGCAGTAGCAGCAGTTATGAGGGCATCCTCGCTTGGTTTGCACCCCTACATAAAAGTCACTCTCCTGGAAGTAGTACTCAAATTCGGGCCAGATGCTGTTGATGTAGTCGTAGTTGCAGGCCGTTTTCTGGATTGGTGTGGGCCACTCATGAATCAAGCGATCGCGCGGTTTGGCTTCTCCCACGACATAACAGCGCTCATCTCGAAAGTCTTGGCCTCGAAGCAGCTTCTCCAGCAGCGTTTCACCTTCCCCCACAGACACAATCGTACCTGCGGGCAACTTCTTGCCTAACTGCTCATAAAAGACACTAACTGCTCCCCCACCCACCACGAGGCGAGCTTCAGGATGATATTTTTGCGATCGCTTCAAACCACGCTTAATCAAGCCCAAATTA
This region of Trichocoleus desertorum NBK24 genomic DNA includes:
- a CDS encoding TIGR03960 family B12-binding radical SAM protein; protein product: MAVAIEELLTPEILRPARYLGNELGAVHKAWDSASVRWVLTYPEIYEVGASNLGHIILYNILNAQPRQLCDRAYLPAPDLAGKLRSTQTPLFAVESRRSLTDFDIFGFSLSYELGATNILEMLDLAGMPLTWRERATTEPWNVQQGSYPLIFAGGQTATSNPEPYAEFFDFIALGDGEELLPEIGLVLEEGKAAGLNREQLLLDLAQVPGVYVPQFYDMAADGSVHPNRPDVPDRVLRRVAVPLPAYSIGLVPYVQTVHDRLTIEVRRGCTRGCRFCQPGMLTRPARDVEPEQVVDAIEQGMRATGYNEFSLLSLSCSDYLALPAVGVEIKNRLKDENISLSLPSQRVDRFDENIANMLGGTRQMGLTFAPEAGTQRLRDIINKGLTNEELLRGVKTAYEQGWDKVKLYFMIGLPGETDADVIGIAETVRWLQQECRSKGRKSFSFNLTISNFTPKPHTPFQWHSVSTTEFQRKQALLREEFRRIRGLKVNFTDVRISAMEDFVGRGDRRLGAVVRRAWELGAGMDSWWESLERAFGAWTQAIAEAGLTWKYRQVEQGEWSLMATDDSVVHQPISTDSIAADQTTSENDLDARLDAPLPWDHLDTGIDKKWLKEDLLRALATAIVPDCSFEGCSHCGVCGPDFGHNVVIAPLPIPEFQGHFTPNQERSQRIRVWFGKQGDMALVSHLDLVRLWDRIIRRAALPIAFTGGFHPMPRISIANALPLGATSAGEIVDFELTKPVDVEEFQQKLAACLPSDIPIYRAEVVDLKTPSATQLLEQAEYWITVTVAASEESASLSYPTLEQWQAWIDAVKAQDMIVWEQTTKSGRVQIINLRDRLFELALLPAHPELDPATTVLRFVGSCRNDGTLLKPEQVLYMLEHVSQRELRLLHTHRNQLFLAAPAQL
- a CDS encoding STAS domain-containing protein yields the protein MKSVLLQPQVAVVQPHGHINASNAVEFQQQLTTAISSRQPQVLLIDMSQVESLDSAGLMGLVSALSLAQRLNCRFSLCCISAPIRIIFELTQLDRIFEIFDNRAAFEAAIALAA
- the clpS gene encoding ATP-dependent Clp protease adapter ClpS, with product MSVETIEQRSTARKLAPRYRVLLHNDDYNSMEYVVQTLMHTVPSLTQPQAVSIMMEAHSNGMALVITCAQEHAEFYSETLKTHGLSSTIEPDE
- a CDS encoding CPBP family intramembrane glutamic endopeptidase, translating into MKLHLTRLAHYPALIRLAVFVVSLLLVWLPVAGPIYWLLDDQNLISILTLTLLYIEFILLARFWGRRVYQDTAILQSYGLEFSRRNGLELLSGLGIGLGSLLGMFWLEGALGWLNWQVPSVFLPQIILEGLLVSLGIGFAEELFFRGWLLHELERDYRPNTALGVASTVFALAHFIKPIAEIRRTWINFPALVLLGLALGWAKRATQAKRSLDALSDRVRPRFQGQLGLPIGLHAGLVWGYYIINVGQLMRYSGRVPEWVTGIDGNPLAGTVGFLCLSLIALGMNLVARKRQAIAK
- a CDS encoding pentapeptide repeat-containing protein, whose amino-acid sequence is MDIEAIRSGQLKQLAGVNLEDEDLSNLDLSGINLAGASLVGVNFNRTKLARARLDGANLIGAQLVGADLRTNLLGANLMQADLTGADLRGSNLRGANLMRAKLTQTIFTGAFLSGANLVGVNLQGVDLRSADLRGANLSGANLQGANLSQADLQGALLSEANLEEADLQGANLAGANLSGANLLCAELKDANLNGVNLASTCLLGTALDALSPAAQSR
- a CDS encoding DICT sensory domain-containing protein; translation: MLEGSILQKLEAAHQTGETGKRPLSFGVYYKNTLVALCHALEDCILSCSSPPLVIAAFQRGKWYLQEADRYGDLAARSRQVVIMAAPDSGFREHPTSQRENVATVGLEPADPVAQEWHLIILSPTYTAMVLCQELSAADYGPGGVPTEDRERKFYGFWTFEPNLVQETVELAIAHLGPYDPELQKTLQAQMAAIANEATQAESDDLCGVVSRVVDYLKASQQDLGQLPFTEELHPDVLDHNLISNELQAFLRIAQLSDLTDIKNPMAAAEVAALAEMMGQLLDLPAWQLHRLRLAGMLHRVAPMQEVENLSGGHALQAQEEAPSCPLSCPLVPGAQVLRTLPRLSAIATIINHQTEWWNGSGHPAGLAGDEIPLESRILGLVEDFQRRVAELRLANAQGEAQGNAQSDREFNLEAALSQVLAECQTDQGTRWDPKLVDVLALMVCGLQQGLSLPLTPHRVTSGMWLLDARLEEVAYPLSSGTENSEKTAAVGGTHGH
- a CDS encoding photosystem II high light acclimation radical SAM protein; translation: MHHRVLYVRLPCNPIFPLGVVYLADHLHKLFPNLEQRVFDLGTVPPLDFASALDACVDQFRPTLLVFSWRDIQIYAPVGGRGGNPLQYAFEFFYARNPFVKLRGALGGFRVTSAYYAELWRNLGLIKRGLKRSQKYHPEARLVVGGGAVSVFYEQLGKKLPAGTIVSVGEGETLLEKLLRGQDFRDERCYVVGEAKPRDRLIHEWPTPIQKTACNYDYINSIWPEFEYYFQESDFYVGVQTKRGCPHNCCYCVYTVVEGKQVRVNPADEVVAEMRQLYDRGIRNFWFTDAQFIPARKYIDDAIELLQKIVDSGMQDVHWAAYIRADNLNPQLCDLMVKTGMNYFEIGITSGSQELVRKMRMGYNLRTVLQNCRDLKAAGFNDVVSVNYSFNVIDERPETIRQTIAYHRELESIFGADKVEPAIFFIGLQPHTHLEEYALDKGILQAGYDPMSLMPWTAKKLLWNPEPMGSFFGEVCLQAWKQNPNDFGREVMRILESKLGRADLEEALIAPIAPTEKQLATSAS